The genomic stretch aaaaaatcatggcaGAGCCATTACACCATAACAAGACACAGGTCACACCTGTAGACGATTTTCAACATGTCTGAAAGGTCAGggcgaaatgaaatttctttataaatcGTGGTGGAACGACTTCGAAGGAAAGCACATACATATCTTTCCACCCACGTTTGTGTTCATTGAGGTGCGGGAAAggtcaatattttgtttcgtctcgtcagtaccttttatttgacacATCGCACACCATTTTTGAGAGAAAACATTGAGAGATATGTTGCAAAAACTagttaaacaaaaacactcTTCAGGGAACTTGACTCCAAACTTTTGTCGCTGTTTATACGCAAAACATAggtaaaaaacggaaaactcattattatttttttatgttgtctCTCAAAACAGTCGGCGTATTTGCCTGTTACCCGTCGGAAAACAGTGCGatacatcaaataaaaggaattgacgAGACGAATccgaatatttaaattttaggaaaatcgaGATCAGTAGTTATAAGGGGAGAAAGCGAGGAAAACAGTGTGTTTTTACTAGTTTTTCCATATCTATAAATGTTTTCGTTCgaaaatcgtgtgcgatatgtcaaatgaaaggtacagacgaaaatatttcagtttCAGTAGCTATTGGCTACAAAGCaagcaaaaaaatgtgttttgccTGTTTTTCACTAGTTTATCTAGTTTCACGAGacgaaataaacaattttatttttaagaaaatcgggTTTGTACAACAGTAGCTATTGTCAATGAAGCAAGCAAAACTGCAttcctacttttcctgttGTCCCGCACCTCCCAGTGAATGATGACAATAAACTGTGCAATCAATGTTGCCTGTGCTgtggttttatttttctgaaatttcaaAGGAAAGCTTTCGGACTTAAAGTTACcgttttattacattttagtaGTCCGCCTTTTTTCCGACATCCACATGTTGAGCCAACcgcattaatttcatttttatttccacttttttatttcgaattaaTCCTTGCACACAGTTCTGCTCGTTTTGCTACATTCACTTAGCTTCGTTCCGAAAGAATGAATTCACGAAAAGTTTGTTATTGAAATTGAGCAAACATAGCAGTGGAAGTACTTGGGTGTATTGTTACATTTACCATATGGAACTGAGAAGTTTAATATACATGTACACCAGCAACAAGGCACATTTGTGTATAGATGTGTTCCCGGAATGTACATAAACTTGTGCTGTTGtgcattttatttcacttcaAAGTTAAACAAACGTAGGAAGAAAATTTACCAGTCACATTTCCCATTCAGAAGGAAGACACGACGACGATGGATGTGGCAATGTGTATACGGTAAGTTAAAGTTATTTTACGacgattcaattcaatttgtcttttgatgaaatttcacATCACATATTAAATGACATAGCAGGTATAGCGTCGGTATTCAGTCATGGatcagaaaaattattaaagagAAGACATTTTGAATAGAGCTAGTTAAATAACCCAAATTTGCCTtaacttttcatttatataaatGTTAGCGAACATTATTGTGTTGGAGTTCATCCAGGCAATGTAAATTCCACTTAAAGCGGTTTCAGCTTAAAAGATATTCTGCCTTTTCGATTCACATCGTTTTAATCTTTTTAAGAGTTCGTTTTAAACCGTCGATTGTCAGATTTTGCTTCAGTCGTTGAAAacgtaaagaaaattttggaaaacttGGATGTACcaaaagttaaaaatattaattcacTGAAGGGTTGAAGGGGTGGATTCAGatgataaaataatttgttcaaGAACTCTTGCTCTTGCCTGCAATGTGGTTTACACATTGTCGCAACTTTTTAAAACCAAATATCTGGCGGCTATATCATCTGTTGCTGACAGGCAGCGACGTCAAAAATGAATGATGACATCTGTCGAGGACTCACTCTGtataacaaaattaatcgctaaaatgaattgaacttacaaatgaagtagtagatttttgTAAGGTTTTTCTCAACTCATAATACTAGTCCATCGACAACTTATGTGTACGATACTTTTCACACTTGCGTCTAAACttatgaagtagtagatttttgTAAGACTTCTATCGACTCATAAAACAGTCCTAACGACAACTTAAGCGTTCCCTTCCCACTCGAGCTACTTATCCTATCGTTATCAATCAACAATTTACATACTCACCAATATCAGCGCAAACATTGACAACGGCGCGAATGTACCTCCAACGATGGTAGCCACCGTACCAAGTGATGCTGtggttaaaattgaaaatgccaACGCAGCTACCGGCGAGCTTATAACAACCGGAAATTGAACTGCTAATAATACTCCGCATATGACCAGAATAGCGAAAATCACCAGCATCCAATCAACAAATGTCTGTTGgtaacattaaaaattcatgtaaaaaaacatgaaattcacaatttttaattagtaAAACGAATAATTGAATGCACAGCGTGCGTTGCACACTGTACTCAACGAGTGTGCGGtacaatgaattttcaatattttttgaacaCGAGGGGAAACATCACATAAAGAAATGTTGGGTCAATGATATAAGATAACATGAAGAGTGAAATATGAGGCTAAACAGGATGATAAACGACTATTGTCTCGCGTCAAAGGGagtattgaaatttttcacatttttcttttcattggCCAAAGCATATTTCCCCTCGACATAACATGTGTATAATGTACAAGCTAATGACAATTgagatttaaatttaacaccTCCACCCgatgtatgaaaattaaaataaattcatggTGGTTGCGTGTCGTCTAAAACACCTGACCCCTATAACACGACTGGTGCTGTTGTAAAGGTTCAACATAGCACGAATAGTgagaaaaaattcaagaatGTCATTCTCTGAAATAACCGTGCTGATAAACCTTTAACATACAAGACAAATGaaggacaaaaaaattttaaaatgtgtcAGCATGGCGTTGGTGGTAATATGAAGTTCCACTTTAACAGACAACGTTTTATCTGATGAATGGCAGAGTTGTGGAGTGTCTATTATAGTTGGGACTATATTTGGGAAATGCTTTCCctaatttccatatttttcgatgctttcgaaaaatttcccaaattttcaagaatttccagtattttaacaatttctcTAATAACCATAGAATTAAGATCCAACCATTTCAATCCAATTTcgctattcattccacaaACGATATCAACGTTACGTAATGTGGAACGCATGTGGAACGCATGTGAAATGAAAAGACAGAATTGGATCAAAATTGTTGCAGATTATCTTACAATTCCTTAAATCTACAAAACAGCGTTAACTACAGTATCGCTCACAGGTCACAGCTCAGACGTCCAATTTAGAAGGACGAAGGGTAAAAAAGAATTAACTCACCTTTTGCTGAAATGTTGCTGAAATTACAAAAGCCACAAAAGCGGTGGTCAATCCAGAGATGAAAAGTGATTTTCTCAGCCGCTGTCGGTAGCTGGTATATAAATCATCCAACTGCGAATTTTCGGCTGAAACATAGGAAGATTTGAGGTTTTATTTATTGGCTGTGTGTACTTAGTGTAGCATGTATGGAAAATATGAGACTTGTTGATTATATATAGTAAGAACCAAACAAATTGCTACCCATTCACGTATACAAAGTGTTAATTTCGTAAATATTATACGTATACCGTCAATGTACCATACCCTTTTTCGTTAATCAATACTGTTCATGACCTAATAAACGGAAAACGGAAATAAACATTATCCCTTTTCACAAAGTTTATAATAGAAACGGAGGGTTACCACATTTTGTCATCAATATGTTTTATACTGTATTTCACCTGGAAATATACCCGTACAACTAAAgcttttattcaaaataaaagaaaagaaaaatattggttATAATCGGAGAGAGAATGCCGGAAAATGTCGTGTATCTCAGTCAAATGTGTGGAATATAAATGTGGGATTATTTAatggaaaaacttttaatgAGTTTGGCGTGGCGGTTTGGATCGAGCGTTTTGGATTTGCTGTTTTCGATCAATTTGATACAATCATTTCCGAAAATTACTCGATGAAACTATGAAATTGAGAGCGATTAGTGGTACTTGGCTGGGAGCAACATGTGtgataaattacattttagtcACCGTTGTGCAGATTATTTTCGGAACTAAATGGGTCGTGATGGAACTACACGTACTTTCCGTTGACAGCGGCGGCGCTAGTAGTAACTCTATGATAAAAAGTGCTTCCAGTATGGTGTTTGTTTAGTTTCGTggttgttttaatttaatttgaatttaaaatggaaaaaataacAGTCGCGCAAttgaaaaaacaattgaaagaCCTGGGTGAGAAAGTGTCAGGTACCAAATCGGTATTACTAGAACGGTATTTTGTGAATTATTTACATAAAGCTTTGATGAACATGAAAGTGTGTGCAGGTTAAACAATGCTCAACAGAAAAATGCTACTACACCGTCCGTGATCACCGTTGCCGGTGAAACTACCACAATCGATGGCCTAAGATCATTGCCATTGCCAAATTTAACCGATAAAGGAACGACGGTTAGTGCTGTCAAAAGCCCAGTCAGTGATCAAGTCAAGATTGTCCCGGTCCACGAATCTGTTACGAGAAAGCGGTAAacgtgtgaatttttttctccgAAGGCTATTCCCGACATTAAATTATGTGCAGGTTGAAGACTATTCAAAATGAACCGTCCGTGATGAATATCGCCGGTAAGACCACAGTTGATGGTCTCAAAAATCAGCTACGTGCTATGGGTGCAAAAGTTTCTGGCAACAAATCTGTTCTCCAAGAGAGGTAAACAGTAAAACTGTGTTAAACGTGAAAGGTTCTTTGaaacaattcatttctttagGGTGAAGAATTGGCAAGAGAACAATGTCACTCGACCGTTGTTCGAGATTAACGTAATCGAAGaggacaaagaaaattttccgacGAACATGAAGTCTCAACCGTTAGAAAATCTGGATTCGAAAATTCTGGAGTGGTTAACTCCATCTGTTATAGCCTACTACTTTTCTGAGCGTTTATCAACGAAGGGCCACGACAAAGGAAGGAAACTTTTTCTATGCGAGTTcctgaaaaacatttcttttgtcGCTAAGGATAACGATGTCTTCATAAGTTCAGTGTGCAGCGCCGAAACTAAAAAAAGTACTGACTACGCTGTTCGGGTTCACTTGAATTGCAAAGAGAGGACCGTCATCAAAGCAAATTGTGAATGTCCAGCGGGATCTGGAAAAAATGCTTCTTGCAAACACGTTGGTGCTGTTCTATATGGTGTGGAGTACTTCGCTGTAACAGGTACATTACTGAacagttttttcaaaatttaaaattccgGATTACTTATGAATTTCCTTGAAGGTCGAGTGAAGCAAAATGGTGCGTGTACGAGTCAGCTACAACAGTGGCATATGCCTCGTCAGAAAGGTCGTCAGCTGGAAGCTATAACGGTGGACAAGCTGATGAATGTTCCGAGCAAACAATACGAAGCTTCTGAAGCGATaactaacttttttttcaactcaaTAATTCAAGGTAAAGGTTATAGTGTTCACGACctgaataaagaaaaattctatGTGAATGTGAATGTTTTTATGTTCCGGTCTGTGTGAATACGTTTCTGTGAGAAGTCAAAGTCAACTTTGTGAATACGAGTCGGTGAGGAGTCATTTTCGTGTCGTGATCTCGTTAGCATGACACTTGAGGAATGTTTACGTCCCGTCCATGTAAATAGTATTCGTTAGATCTTTTCGGGATCCACTCGACTAATTATACGATCAATTCAATCAACTTCTGCAGCGAATATTCGAACACCGTTGATTCATCACAGAGAGTGTAGGCTGCCGGCATATTTCAACGATCACCAATATACTCGCATTCGACTAGAAGCGTTAATGCTGAATCAAGTAAACAAAACTTCGGATGAGGAACGAGtgataattgaaaaaaaaactagagTCCACAATAAGTACTGGGAAACGGTAAGACACACACGGATAACAGCTTCGATTGCACACCAAGTCATCCGAACTTGCCGAACTGGAAAGTATGTCACCGGTTTTCTGAAACAACATATTCTTCCCAAAAAGATTAGATCCGATGCCATAGCATGGGGTATCAAAAATGAAAGCGCAGCATTGAAGGCGTATTCTACTGTGATTGGAGAAGAATTTTCTAATTGCGGGATTTTCGTTGATAGTGAACTAAACTATCTTTCAGCTACGCCTGACGGTATCAATAACTCTAAGTCGATTATTGTCGAGATCAAATGTCCATATGTCAATAGATTTGACCGACCTCAAGATGCTCATTTCTTAGTAGATGAAGCGTTGAAGGTGAGCCATCCTTATTACACACAAGTTCAACTTCAAATGTACGTaaccaaaatatataaatgtgACTTTGTTGTCTGGACAACCAAGGGTATTTTCATTCAGCCCATAGAGTATGATGTGGAGCTAGTGGgtcaatatttgaaaactATTTCCTTTTACTACGAAAACGTATTTTGTC from Bradysia coprophila strain Holo2 unplaced genomic scaffold, BU_Bcop_v1 contig_248, whole genome shotgun sequence encodes the following:
- the LOC119078358 gene encoding uncharacterized protein LOC119078358 isoform X1, with protein sequence MEKITVAQLKKQLKDLGEKVSGTKSVLLERLNNAQQKNATTPSVITVAGETTTIDGLRSLPLPNLTDKGTTVSAVKSPVSDQVKIVPVHESVTRKRLKTIQNEPSVMNIAGKTTVDGLKNQLRAMGAKVSGNKSVLQERVKNWQENNVTRPLFEINVIEEDKENFPTNMKSQPLENLDSKILEWLTPSVIAYYFSERLSTKGHDKGRKLFLCEFLKNISFVAKDNDVFISSVCSAETKKSTDYAVRVHLNCKERTVIKANCECPAGSGKNASCKHVGAVLYGVEYFAVTGRVKQNGACTSQLQQWHMPRQKGRQLEAITVDKLMNVPSKQYEASEAITNFFFNSIIQANIRTPLIHHRECRLPAYFNDHQYTRIRLEALMLNQVNKTSDEERVIIEKKTRVHNKYWETVRHTRITASIAHQVIRTCRTGKYVTGFLKQHILPKKIRSDAIAWGIKNESAALKAYSTVIGEEFSNCGIFVDSELNYLSATPDGINNSKSIIVEIKCPYVNRFDRPQDAHFLVDEALKVSHPYYTQVQLQMYVTKIYKCDFVVWTTKGIFIQPIEYDVELVGQYLKTISFYYENVFCPFYYKLKNENQ
- the LOC119078358 gene encoding uncharacterized protein LOC119078358 isoform X2 — translated: MEKITVAQLKKQLKDLGEKVSGTKSVLLERLNNAQQKNATTPSVITVAGETTTIDGLRSLPLPNLTDKGTTVSAVKSPVSDQVKIVPVHESVTRKRLKTIQNEPSVMNIAGKTTVDGLKNQLRAMGAKVSGNKSVLQERVKNWQENNVTRPLFEINVIEEDKENFPTNMKSQPLENLDSKILEWLTPSVIAYYFSERLSTKGHDKGRKLFLCEFLKNISFVAKDNDVFISSVCSAETKKSTDYAVRVHLNCKERTVIKANCECPAGSGKNASCKHVGAVLYGVEYFAVTGRVKQNGACTSQLQQWHMPRQKGRQLEAITVDKLMNVPSKQYEASEAITNFFFNSIIQGKGYSVHDLNKEKFYVNVNVFMFRSV